In Kordiimonas sp. SCSIO 12610, the following are encoded in one genomic region:
- a CDS encoding phage tail protein, with translation MGKIVKTTLFFAAAAAIVVATGGAGAGLLGASLTTAGTLGVGLTTGAAIFGGLVGAGLGILSSIAAPSAREVGEQAGLKLPITNAVASRQIIYGEMRVGGSEVFIEEYNTFESDRGRDDDIPNDALIYVRAVADHPIDGFVSYHMGDREIRFDTSKSQNLENGGNAIGDLRDCLYLSEHDGTQTLADRKLTSVPTLGWGAGHVGRGIAYFTVRAQFDQDKYPYGPSEIRNLRVQVRGKRIYDPRLDSTRIEIGGDGPQRLGDTATWAYSQNPALVIYDFLRDDTLGNAVPDDEIDISSIVDAANIADERVPVKSGGTIPRYTFNGVIDGNRDKYANISSMLSAMSGRIMWLGGKVHIFAAYPDMETERFQFDEDNVFAAQLLPLPPIERRYNEVRGTFLSPEDGFEPQDFPPVVDAAAQAEEGAVVFNLNLPFTHDHREAQRLAQIALRQARQPMLRLEAQPIGAAFAPMDVVAVSWRNLGVGFSGGPSSEVPTPEDFRITEQSISGGQGGQPMRVQLGLTREDASIYAWDAAVDEKDRNIPVTLRQPTGLEMVEPQGVTASPTTIRRQDNSEVAALSVSWETPLSLVSETYVDVRPADSAVDAAWIPISTVNRFESDIIITLPENTVVEVRVRHKLLNGMISTPVIVTATTDDVGGDGGGITWATLGGEGKPSDFADVTADNQVVFGRLWDFNNNALGWTAIGGTLDNSFGLMTITATSADHQLISPSGLGIRGSEFGAIVLRVARKVGGSVDFEETRAFYQTAGPNGHDFDAGFFRRAPRRFEQGVFTTFVFDMENLTQGGSDWQDSIIDRIRIDLSETDNDAFDIDYIGIARIGVGDVVDGNGVNLIPNAYPTITDASDTDDESQLVVEPIANLGLEAGDIISASMQIRAPDARAGTLVMRFFGSGDTKVGEDFTSIPVSNQAVFETVRINGIEIPAGAERVRLLMQRSDGVSGVVVGRRPALNIGSRAFAPTPVRPDIEEGATRTLGRGEYQAGIEYKKGDVVTYEGSSYLFIGDTAATGSTPPNANWQTLSERGQSITVEYAPFPNGPWDSTFGAEDLFMRQRIGDGAFSAAIRIVGEEGGATDYRFRRDLNTPSRPSDAIPSGWFDQPPSGVFPLWMIQARKRPDGSFADGATWSTPVRLTGEDGADGTNGPTYAGLINNRGGTGIDRNTIYFCGYTDGAIDIDKPARIARPDAQGQFFEFGGVRGQTSAALSESSLLANTTGSNGTWYVVVETNGTRPFVNRVTTNFARTHAAIAKRVNGEWVYDKFADADTPITVTPSMVIIGQVDRFRDSEGGEGFLEFIPFYSSLAAAPSIGAPNTEHIPATSLGGTYTLEPIAPARGVDAGSSATIHVDPSTLYLGGREIAYLSGNIPGLAFSTYYHVYAIDPHLNGRNVQYLAITDRTMLPEGHIYFGLVRTPANGGSTTGGTPGGFGGGGGAYDPTFIYP, from the coding sequence ATGGGTAAAATTGTTAAAACCACGCTGTTTTTTGCAGCGGCGGCCGCGATTGTTGTGGCAACAGGCGGTGCTGGCGCCGGGCTTTTAGGTGCGTCTTTGACAACTGCGGGTACGCTCGGTGTTGGCTTGACGACGGGGGCCGCAATCTTTGGCGGGCTTGTTGGTGCGGGGCTTGGTATCCTCTCCTCGATCGCGGCGCCAAGTGCGCGCGAAGTGGGGGAGCAGGCTGGCCTGAAGCTGCCTATCACAAACGCGGTCGCAAGCCGGCAGATCATTTACGGCGAAATGCGGGTTGGTGGCTCCGAAGTGTTTATTGAAGAATATAACACGTTTGAAAGCGACCGTGGCCGCGACGATGATATCCCCAATGATGCCCTGATTTACGTGCGTGCGGTCGCTGATCACCCGATTGATGGGTTCGTTAGCTACCATATGGGCGACCGTGAAATCCGGTTTGATACCAGCAAATCCCAGAATCTCGAGAACGGTGGTAACGCGATTGGGGATCTGCGGGATTGCCTATATTTGAGCGAGCATGATGGAACACAAACCCTTGCTGACCGAAAATTAACCAGTGTTCCCACCCTTGGCTGGGGTGCGGGGCACGTTGGGCGCGGTATCGCCTATTTTACCGTGCGTGCCCAGTTTGATCAGGATAAATACCCTTATGGCCCGAGCGAAATTCGGAACCTGCGCGTACAGGTGCGCGGGAAGCGGATTTATGACCCCCGCCTTGATAGCACACGGATTGAAATTGGCGGCGACGGGCCGCAGCGCCTTGGTGACACGGCGACATGGGCATATTCCCAAAACCCCGCGCTCGTTATTTATGATTTTCTGCGGGATGATACGCTTGGGAACGCGGTTCCCGATGATGAAATTGATATTAGCTCGATTGTGGACGCCGCCAACATCGCTGACGAACGGGTGCCGGTGAAATCGGGCGGTACGATCCCCCGCTATACCTTTAACGGTGTGATCGACGGTAACCGGGATAAATATGCAAATATTTCTTCCATGCTATCCGCGATGAGCGGGCGCATTATGTGGCTTGGCGGTAAGGTGCATATTTTCGCGGCCTATCCCGATATGGAAACCGAGCGTTTTCAGTTTGATGAAGATAATGTGTTTGCGGCACAGCTTCTGCCGTTGCCGCCGATTGAACGGCGTTATAACGAGGTACGCGGTACATTCCTAAGCCCCGAAGACGGCTTTGAACCGCAGGATTTTCCCCCTGTTGTTGATGCGGCCGCGCAAGCAGAGGAAGGGGCGGTTGTTTTCAACCTTAATCTACCTTTTACCCATGACCACAGGGAGGCGCAGCGGCTAGCGCAAATTGCTCTCAGGCAGGCGCGTCAGCCCATGCTTCGGCTGGAGGCGCAGCCCATTGGGGCCGCGTTTGCGCCGATGGATGTTGTCGCCGTATCCTGGAGAAATCTGGGCGTCGGTTTTTCCGGTGGACCTTCTAGCGAGGTCCCAACCCCCGAAGATTTCAGGATTACCGAACAGTCAATCTCTGGCGGGCAGGGCGGGCAGCCCATGCGCGTGCAATTGGGCCTGACGCGCGAGGACGCAAGCATTTATGCGTGGGACGCTGCGGTTGACGAAAAGGACCGCAATATCCCGGTGACCCTCAGGCAACCAACGGGGCTTGAAATGGTTGAACCACAAGGGGTTACCGCAAGTCCGACCACTATTCGCCGTCAGGATAATAGCGAGGTCGCAGCCCTTAGCGTTAGTTGGGAAACGCCTTTGTCGCTCGTCAGTGAAACCTATGTGGATGTGAGGCCAGCAGATAGTGCGGTTGATGCGGCCTGGATCCCGATCAGCACGGTCAATCGTTTCGAGAGCGATATCATCATTACTTTGCCGGAAAATACAGTGGTTGAGGTGCGGGTTCGCCACAAGCTTTTGAACGGGATGATCAGCACGCCCGTGATCGTCACTGCCACCACGGATGATGTTGGCGGTGACGGCGGTGGTATCACATGGGCGACGCTCGGCGGCGAGGGAAAACCAAGCGACTTTGCCGATGTAACGGCTGATAATCAGGTTGTGTTTGGCAGGCTGTGGGATTTCAATAATAACGCCCTTGGCTGGACCGCGATCGGTGGAACGCTTGATAACTCTTTCGGGTTGATGACCATCACCGCGACAAGCGCAGACCATCAACTTATTAGCCCATCAGGCCTTGGTATTCGAGGCAGCGAATTTGGTGCAATCGTCCTAAGGGTTGCCCGCAAAGTTGGTGGGTCGGTGGATTTTGAGGAAACACGGGCCTTCTATCAAACAGCGGGGCCAAACGGCCATGATTTTGACGCAGGCTTTTTCCGCCGTGCACCGCGCAGGTTCGAACAAGGAGTGTTCACCACCTTTGTTTTCGATATGGAAAACCTGACGCAAGGGGGCAGCGACTGGCAGGACAGCATCATTGACCGGATCAGGATTGATCTTTCGGAAACTGATAATGATGCCTTTGATATTGATTATATCGGGATTGCGCGCATTGGTGTTGGGGATGTGGTGGATGGGAACGGGGTGAACCTTATTCCAAATGCCTATCCAACCATCACAGATGCAAGCGATACTGATGATGAAAGCCAGTTGGTCGTAGAGCCGATTGCAAACCTTGGCTTGGAAGCGGGAGACATTATCTCTGCGTCGATGCAAATCCGCGCGCCGGATGCGCGCGCTGGCACGCTTGTAATGCGCTTTTTCGGGTCGGGTGATACCAAGGTTGGCGAGGATTTCACAAGCATTCCGGTTTCTAATCAGGCTGTGTTTGAAACCGTTCGGATCAACGGTATCGAAATTCCGGCGGGCGCAGAGCGGGTGCGGCTTTTGATGCAGCGAAGCGATGGTGTATCTGGTGTGGTTGTCGGCAGGCGACCAGCCCTTAATATCGGGTCACGGGCCTTTGCGCCAACACCTGTTCGCCCTGATATCGAGGAAGGGGCAACACGCACGCTTGGCCGCGGTGAATATCAGGCGGGTATTGAATACAAGAAGGGTGACGTTGTTACCTATGAGGGGAGCAGTTATCTGTTTATCGGCGATACGGCAGCCACCGGCAGCACGCCACCAAACGCCAACTGGCAAACGCTTTCGGAACGCGGGCAATCGATCACGGTTGAGTATGCGCCGTTTCCAAACGGGCCGTGGGATAGCACATTTGGTGCTGAAGACCTGTTTATGCGCCAACGCATCGGGGACGGTGCCTTTAGCGCGGCTATCCGCATTGTCGGCGAAGAGGGGGGCGCGACCGACTATCGTTTCCGCCGTGACTTGAATACACCATCCCGGCCAAGTGATGCTATACCAAGCGGATGGTTTGACCAGCCGCCAAGCGGTGTTTTCCCCCTATGGATGATCCAGGCGCGGAAAAGGCCCGATGGTAGTTTCGCGGACGGGGCAACATGGTCAACACCTGTCCGCCTGACGGGTGAAGACGGTGCTGATGGCACAAATGGCCCAACCTATGCAGGATTGATAAACAATAGGGGCGGGACGGGTATTGATCGTAATACCATATATTTCTGTGGTTACACGGACGGCGCTATTGATATTGATAAACCGGCACGGATTGCGCGCCCTGACGCTCAGGGGCAATTTTTCGAATTTGGGGGCGTACGCGGGCAAACAAGTGCAGCACTAAGTGAATCGTCATTGTTGGCCAACACTACGGGTAGTAATGGAACTTGGTATGTTGTTGTTGAAACCAATGGAACTCGTCCCTTTGTTAATCGGGTAACCACCAATTTTGCAAGAACCCATGCGGCTATAGCGAAACGAGTGAATGGTGAATGGGTGTATGATAAATTTGCAGATGCAGATACCCCGATCACGGTAACACCCTCAATGGTTATTATCGGTCAGGTTGATCGTTTTCGGGATTCCGAAGGTGGTGAAGGGTTTCTGGAATTCATACCATTCTACAGCTCGCTTGCGGCCGCACCATCAATTGGGGCTCCGAATACAGAACACATACCGGCGACATCACTGGGCGGCACCTATACGCTTGAGCCGATTGCACCGGCCCGCGGTGTTGACGCAGGCAGCTCAGCAACAATTCATGTCGATCCGTCAACGCTTTATCTAGGTGGGCGAGAGATTGCTTATTTGAGTGGAAATATTCCGGGGTTAGCCTTCAGCACTTATTATCATGTTTATGCAATCGATCCGCATCTGAACGGCCGTAACGTCCAGTATCTTGCAATAACCGATCGCACGATGTTGCCGGAAGGGCATATCTATTTTGGCCTTGTGCGCACGCCCGCAAATGGCGGTTCGACCACAGGGGGAACCCCGGGTGGCTTTGGTGGTGGCGGCGGTGCCTATGACCCCACCTTCATCTATCCGTAA
- a CDS encoding DUF3168 domain-containing protein → MTALSVVPLQVAVYDALMADSDLSARITGIYDEPPAGARMPYIAFGDTSITVADTKTLEGSTVDFDVSVWSGDMGQMEAKEIMALVDSILHTADLHIQGQDLVYLRLQNAGVVRQFRATGSLYRGRLSYRARLFNKTDTVAG, encoded by the coding sequence ATGACAGCTTTATCTGTGGTTCCGCTTCAGGTGGCCGTTTATGATGCGCTTATGGCCGATAGCGATCTTTCGGCGCGTATTACCGGCATTTATGATGAGCCGCCTGCGGGCGCGCGCATGCCCTATATCGCCTTTGGCGACACGTCGATCACGGTCGCTGACACTAAAACACTGGAGGGCAGCACTGTTGATTTTGATGTGAGTGTCTGGTCAGGGGATATGGGCCAGATGGAGGCGAAGGAAATCATGGCGCTTGTCGATAGTATCCTTCATACCGCTGACCTCCATATTCAGGGCCAGGACCTTGTGTACCTGCGCCTTCAAAACGCGGGGGTGGTGCGCCAGTTCCGGGCTACAGGCAGTCTCTATCGCGGGCGGCTTTCCTACCGTGCCCGATTATTCAACAAAACGGATACCGTGGCCGGGTAA
- a CDS encoding phage major tail protein, TP901-1 family, giving the protein MTAQAGRELLLKLENSGSFVAVGGFKSNSFSINDQTIEITNKASGGFREILAGAGIRTVSASGSGVFVDDAMFAEVNQMVLSSTHGTWQIIVPDFGIYEGRFAVTSLDMSGEYNGEVSYDISLDSAGPITFTAE; this is encoded by the coding sequence ATGACAGCACAAGCTGGCAGAGAGCTTTTATTGAAACTTGAAAACAGCGGCAGTTTTGTTGCCGTTGGCGGGTTTAAAAGCAATAGTTTTTCCATCAATGACCAAACCATCGAAATTACGAACAAGGCCTCTGGCGGGTTTCGTGAAATTCTGGCGGGCGCGGGTATCCGCACTGTTTCCGCGAGCGGAAGCGGCGTTTTTGTCGATGACGCAATGTTTGCCGAGGTGAACCAGATGGTCCTGAGTAGCACCCATGGTACCTGGCAGATCATTGTGCCTGATTTCGGCATCTATGAAGGTCGTTTTGCGGTCACCAGCCTGGATATGAGCGGCGAATATAACGGCGAGGTTAGCTATGATATCTCGCTTGATAGCGCTGGTCCGATCACCTTCACTGCTGAATAA